In Cotesia glomerata isolate CgM1 linkage group LG3, MPM_Cglom_v2.3, whole genome shotgun sequence, one genomic interval encodes:
- the LOC123260938 gene encoding uncharacterized protein C1orf50 homolog encodes MKRINNMEVSDSYHTPNKVMLVESSTGVNLVNRYAATKSSPQDLIALAMEIEKADNFVKANAKNKLHVIAEQMRFLKNQAQKVLIEAKENDMLHHAACNFVKHPGNIYHLYEKPSGQFYFSMLSPEEWGDGAPLQVYKGSYRLEHDQSWTPVSQIKAKDAELNVFDKFLFKNQTLPLNSLEVMSIDY; translated from the exons atgaagagaataaataatatggaAGTGAGTGATTCTTATCACACACCTAATAAAG TGATGCTCGTTGAATCTTCAACGGGAGTAAATTTAGTCAACAGATATGCAGCGACTAAATCATCACCGCAAGATTTAATTGCACTGGCAATGGAAATTGAGAAA gcAGACAATTTCGTGAAAGCAAAtgcgaaaaataaattacatgtAATTGCTGAACaaatgagatttttaaaaaatcaagctCAGAAAGTATTAATTGAAGCTAAAGAAAATGACATGTTACACCACGCTGCCTGTAATTTTGTAAAGCACCCAGGAAATATTTATCACTTGTACGAAAAACCATCcggacaattttatttttcaatgctGAGTCCTGAg gAATGGGGCGACGGAGCACCATTGCAAGTCTATAAAGGTTCTTACAGACTAGAACATGATCAATCTTGGACGCCAGtgtctcaaataaaagctAAGGATGCTGAATTGAAtgtatttgataaatttttattcaaaaatcaaaCACTGCCATTAAATTCTCTTGAAGTAATGAGCATCGATTACTAA
- the LOC123260939 gene encoding importin-13 translates to MESDNLLASIDEVENTINRFYAGGAPHLHNVLLHFQASPQAWNLVWALLDPSRSWSAQFFAATTLQTKILKQWDEIPATDYPFLKNELLRRIVSPRTPKVTVAKLFEALAAFLSNYYGTDDRTENGENKELMDDLLGMLPYNNPETLEILLGVFLALLLDVEKRKGTKRTKLRQQLGLNENPSENWSKSTWLLKQVFTTYAETISDENNFFFMALECALLWIKMYPPLDLINQLFEHFLIAAAHYVPKNDDLDDESRGWDVSREILSTAMSQEGLLKRPALFWEWTRALVTLAQQNGNVSFASILTGLGETNTRTLLLALVQETDESKRWTVETLINLLIRCSEYPGRYATQERYSSIPLGFWFSLQDHISMLDTPLDVQVRHALKPIYVRLVHVQLQKMTLPLSPEEAGTAEEREVFRCYRQDIADNMTYCFNIIGQELLVILGQRLSPPLIDTLKWVDVEATLYSFQALSDCVETNDLECVPALMNLIITGISYDKYPDEVLACACSTIAAYAEWLGENPDPWLERSLQLITYSLTQSPIVLARATMALKDITRECQENLATLAPSILDTISKTLMVLPTGSNEGLRLMYAAGKLINALRTTEEQLQYLDATLGQCVLKLRELLQNPVLEFKENVTTQLRMATMFLSTLEGAMGKSVLDGLMPTFNQIVAHPELSQNDVVLDAMYNCAQRALQCLLHPEKDSKSLLKLLVDAYKIRPHPAALQLLRQVVLLFGTDSNNTMGPIFAEIGGHTLSGLDSCSSSGGNLSDFGDLLEAYLGLLGQICKKTPKLMLQVPEYISNMLRCGIVSLGLPETAVIKAAATFLIHAIAQSQISSYVENVGAELVAMIMDCIGGKVARSNLEHHSQVLHALNNYFKKNIGAWIRSALEEGVLSSLTPSQKETLTRSILAERNKGRLSEMLQKFSLEYSKPVVGL, encoded by the exons atggaaagtgataatttattagcaaGCATAGATGAGGTCGAGAATACAATTAACAGATTCTATGCTGGAGGAGCACCACATCTTCACAATGTCCTTCTGCATTTTCAAGCATCTCCACAGGCTTGGAACCTCGTCTGGGCTTTGTTGGATCCTTCGAGG tcatGGAGCGCTCAATTTTTTGCGGCTACCACTTTGCAAACCAAGATATTGAAGCAATGGGATGAAATACCGGCTACAGATTAcccgtttttaaaaaatgaactcCTTAGAAGAATAGTATCTCCAAGAACACCAAAGGTTACTGTCGCTAAATTATTTGAAGCT cTAGCGGCATTTCTGTCAAATTACTACGGTACAGATGACAGAACTGAGAACGgcgaaaataaagaattaatgGATGATTTATTAGGAATGTTACCGTACAATAATCCTGAAACACTAGAGATCTTACTCGGAGTATTTCTAGCTCTTTTACTAGAC gttgaaaaaagaaaaggaacCAAACGTACAAAACTCCGTCAACAATTAGGCCTAAACGAGAACCCAAGCGAGAACTGGAGCAAATCAACCTGGCTACTAAAGCAAGTATTCACCACCTACGCAGAGACAATATCCGACgagaacaattttttcttcatggcTCTAGAGTGTGCGTTGCTCTGGATAAAAATGTACCCTCCACTAGACTTAATAAACCAATTATTCGAGCACTTTTTAATAGCAGCAGCGCACTACGTCCCTAAAAACGACGACTTGGACGACGAGAGCCGAGGCTGGGACGTGTCCCGAGAAATCCTGTCTACCGCAATGAGCCAAGAAGGTCTCCTAAAAAGACCGGCTTTATTCTGGGAGTGGACCCGAGCCCTAGTGACTCTAGCCCAGCAAAACGGGAACGTCAGCTTCGCTTCAATCCTCACAGGCCTCGGCGAGACGAACACCCGAACACTTCTCCTAGCGTTGGTCCAGGAGACTGATGAATCCAAGCGCTGGACAGTGGAGACATTAATAAACCTGCTGATCAGGTGCTCGGAGTACCCCGGGCGTTACGCTACTCAAGAGCGTTACAGCAGCATTCCCTTAGGCTTCTGGTTCTCGCTCCAAGATCACATATCTATGTTAGACACTCCTCTGGACGTTCAAGTGCGCCACGCATTGAAGCCCATTTATGTGAGGCTAGTTCATGTTCAGCTTCAAAAAATGACCTTGCCATTGTCTCCAGAAGAAGCTGGAACCGCCGAGGAGCGAGAAGTATTCCGGTGTTACCGCCAAGACATCGCCGATAATATGACTTATTGTTTCAATATTATTGGCCAGGAATTGCTGGTGATTTTAGGCCAGCGGCTCAGTCCACCGTTGATTGATACCTTGAAGTGGGTCGACGTTGAAGCAACGCTCTATTCTTTTCAAGCTTTGTCAGACTGCGTGGAGACAAACGACCTGGAATGTGTCCCAgctttaatgaatttaatcaTCACCGGGATTTCTTACGACAAATATCCCGATGAAGTTTTAGCTTGTGCCTGTTCAACAATAGCAGCTTATGCTGAGTGGTTGGGAGAGAACCCAGACCCGTGGCTCGAAAGGTCGCTCCAACTAATAACTTACAGCTTAACTCAAAGCCCGATAGTGCTCGCACGAGCGACGATGGCCCTCAAGGACATCACGCGCGAGTGTCAGGAGAATTTAGCTACTTTAGCACCCTCCATTCTTGATACAATAAGCAAGACTTTGATGGTCCTGCCGACTGGAAGCAACGAGGGGTTGAGACTAATGTATGCTGCGGGTAAATTAATAAACGCTTTGAGGACTACTGAGGAACAGCTGCAGTACCTAGATGCGACTCTTGGGCAGTGTGTTTTAAAACTCCGCGAGCTCTTGCAGAATCCTGTtctagaatttaaagaaaatgttACAACGCAGCTCAGGATGGCGACTATGTTCTTGTCTACGCTGGAAGGAGCTATGGGAAAGTCGGTACTTGATGGACTGATGCCGACTTTTAATCAGATTGTCGCGCATCCGGAGTTGAGTCAAAATGATGTGGTCTTGGATGCTATGTACAATTGCGCGCAAAGGGCCTTGCAGTGTCTCTTGCATCCGGAGAAAGATTCCAAGTCTTTGTTGAAGTTGCTGGTTGATGCTTATAAAATTAGACCTCATCCAGCGGCGTTGCAGTTGCTCAGGCAAGTTGTTCTGCTGTTTGGGACGGATTCTAATAATACTATGGGCCCGATTTTTGCGGAAATTGGAGGACATACTCTGAGTGGTTTGGATTCTTGCAGCTCTTCTGGAGGGAATTTGTCAGACTTTGGAGACTTGCTGGAAGCTTACTTGGGTTTGTTAGGACAAATTTGTAAAAAGACACCTAAATTAATGCTACAAGTTCCTGAATATATCAGCAATATGTTGAGATgtg gaatagtttctcTAGGTCTTCCAGAAACAGCAGTGATAAAAGCTGCTGCTACTTTCTTGATACACGCAATAGCACAAAGTCAAATTTCATCGTATGTTGAAAATGTTGGAGCTGAGCTTGTTGCCATGATAATGGATTGTATTG gagGTAAAGTGGCGCGCAGCAATCTTGAGCATCATTCTCAAGTACTGCAcgcattaaataattatttcaaaaaaaatatcggtGCTTGGATACGTTCCGCATTAGAGGAAGGAGTTTTATCATCCCTCACACCAAGCCAAAAAGAAACTCTTACTCGCAGTATTTTAGCAGAGCGCAATAAAGGCCGGCTGAGTGAaatgttacaaaaatttagtttagAATATTCAAAGCCCGTCGTCGggctttag